GGTAATTAGTCTGGGCGGAGCTACAGAAGCATCAATTTGGTCTATCTATCACATCTATAAAGGTCTTAAGGCTGACTGGCGCAGCATTCCTTACGGCCGGCCGCTTGCAAACCAGGAATTCCGGGTGCTGGACGCACAGCTGCGGGCTTGTCCGGTGTGGGTTGCCGGGGAGTTGTATATTACCGGCTGTGGCTTGGCTGAGGGCTATTGGGGTGATAACAAAATCACGCAGGAGAGATTTTTCCTGCACCCTGTGGATGGGCAGCGGCTTTATCGCACCGGTGACCTGGGCCGTTACACGCCCGGCGGCGAAATTGAGTTTCTTGGGCGTGAAGATAATCAAGTCAAAATCAAGGGGCATCGGATCGAACTGGGGGAAATTGAAGCGACGCTGCTCAAACATCCCGCTGTTGCTGCCGCCGGGGTGGTGGTAGATGGTTCCGGTGATGATAAAGCGTTGTTTGCTGTCGTGGAAACAGCCCACAGGAAAGAGCGGAATCCAGACGAACAAAAAACGGAGTTTGACAGACTGGTAAACGGTATTGACGAACAGGCCGATGTTGAAGCTGCTGGACTCAGCAGGGAAGAAGTTGATTTGGCAGCAGCAAACCTGGAAAAAGCCGTTCTCCATTCCATGCTGCAGGCGCTACTCAAGGCGGGGCTGTTTGCCGACGATAATGATGAAAAGCACTCGGAAAAGCATTCCCATTCAATGGAAGAAATCCTGAAAAAAGATGAGATAGTGCCTGCATTTCACTGGTTGGTCAGGCGCTGGCTGGCAATGTTGACTGAAGCCGGGTTGCTGTTGGAACATCCTCCTCAACATTTTAGCTGCCCCCGGAAACCGGACGGGAAGGAAGTAAACGAGTATTGGCAGGCGGCCGAGGCGTCGTGGGTTGCAAAGATTAGTTCAACGGGATTCATAGCCTATGTGCGAAGCAATGCGGAAAAGTTGCCGCAATTGCTCAACGGACAACAGGATCCGGTTTCACTGCTTTTTCCCGAGGGGAGGTTCGACCATGTTCGCGCCTTGTACTTTGATCATGTCATGGCCAACTATCTCAATCATTGTATTTGTACCCTCCTAAAACGCATTGCCGGGAATCATTCAGGCAAACCTTTGCGGATTTTGGAGATTGGAGCCGGTACGGGGGCAACCACGGAAAGAGTGTTAAAATCCCTGGAAGGCTTTAATGTGGATTATTTATTTACAGATGTCACAGCATTTTTTATCCCCGGGGCAAAATCATCTTTGGGACAATTCCCGGGGATACGTTTCGGTATTTTTGATGTGGATGAGGATTACCGGACCCAGGGGTTGGCGCCGAATAGCTTTGATATTGTGCTGGCTGCCGGGGTATTGGAGAACGCCCGCGACATTCCGGCAAGCATGAACAGGTTAAAAGAGCTAATTTGTCCCGGCGGTTGGCTGGTATTTACTGAACCAACAAAGGAACACGCCTGGATATTGGCTTCGCAGGCGTTTATGATGACTGAACCGGGTGACGGTTTGCGCGTAGACATTTCCTATCTTGACCGGGACGGATGGATGCGGCTGTTAAAAGAATATGGGGATGAACCGGTTTTGTCTTTACCGGCAGCGAACCACAAACTATCCTCTCTCGGCGTGCATCTGTTTGCAAAGCGTTTTAAAGAGGACTGGTTGCCGGTAAGTGTGCCGGAGTTGACGGATTTTCTCGCCCTACGCCTGCCCTCTCATATGCTTCCTTCTCAGCTGCAAATTGCCGATGCCCTGCCGCTGACCGGCAATGGCAAGCTGGACCGGCACGAGTTGGCAAAATGGCGGCCTAAACCGATCATAGAGAATTCCGCCATAGAAATGGATGAGAAAAGCTCAGACCTGCTGGAAGCGCAGCTTGCCAAGCTATGGGCTGAAGCATTGGGTATTCCCGGCATTGGAAGATTACAAAGCTTTTACGACCATGGCGCGGATTCACTCATTATGGCGCAAGTGGCTGGGAAGCTGCGCGAAAAATGTGCTGCGGATCCTTCACCAAGAGAAATTCCTTATGATGCATTACTCCGGCAAATGCTCAACTATCCAACTGTCGCTGCCTTGGCGGAATTTATACGCTTTTACAGTCAGGCGGCAGGACGCACGCCGGATGCGCTTTTGCCGGAACTGCGAAGCACGTCGGGTAATGCCGTGGTCACTGCTTACGGAGGGGGTGGGACAGGACCGCTTCGGGTTGTTTTCCATGCCGGCCTGGGTACAATGAACAGCTTTCATTTACTCTTGGAGCATTTTAAATTGCACAATATAGGACCTGTCATTGGCATTACGGTAGCGGACCCTGAGACGTATTGCGAGTTTGAACCATCCGGTCTTATTGAGCAAATTGCAGATGATTATGCCCGGTGCCTGTGGGCGAGTGGCCACACGCAAATGCAGCTCATCGGCTATAGCCTGGGCGGATTTATTGCTGTTGAAGTTGCAAGGCGTCTGGTTGAGCAGGGCCTACATGTGTCCGATCTGGTTTTGATTGACAGTCACCCGGTGCTTTTTGATGTTGACGATGATCTGGTCATTGAATTATTGTTTATTCCCAATCTGCATATTACCCTTGAACAGGCAGGTTTTGGCGGCGTAGATAGCGCTGATTTGGTACGGGGGTTATTACATATCTTCGAAAGCAACAACAAAAGTGTGCCAAAAGGATCTTCGTGCACAATCGGGGGCGATGAGGGCCTGGATAAAGTGGGCAAGTTATTTCGAAGACTGGCATCTCTCAGTATGAGGGAACGATTCAAAGCTTATAGCGATGCAGTTGCAAAAATCACCGGCGAGCAAATGCCGGTTGAGATGGCCGAGGGCCTGTATAAAGTCTATCGCCAAAGCTTTAAGGCTGCCCGGTTTACACCCCCGCCCTATATGGGGAATATCCGTTTCTTGCTGGCACTTGAGCCATTTAGTATTTTACCCGATACCGCTGAAATGACACTTGATTTTTGGCGGGAAGTCTGTCTTGATGAATTTGAAGTTACAGAAATTAGGGGAAATCACTTAAGTTGCATTGAAGAAGAACCAAATGCAACCAATCTTGCCAAGCTGATATCTGCGCCGCTTATCAAGAATTGAACGTTCCGCGGCAAGCCTTAGAGCAATTAAACCCGCAGCAACCCGGGGATAGGAGGATGAAGATGAAAGAACGGGAGACGGACCTGAAAGACCCGGTAACGAAGGCCATTCAGCGAAGAGTGTCTGTACTGCAACTGGCCGAAGTTCTGGGGAATGTTTCGGAAGCCTGCAGATGTTCCGGTATGAACCGGACCAGTTTCTATGAATGGAAAAAGCGGTTTCAAACCCAGGGAATAGAAGGCTTGAAAAATCTGCCGCCGATTCACAGGACACACCCGCAGAGGACACCGCCCGCAGTTGAGGCGAAAGTGATCGCGGCCAGTTTGGATCATCCCGACTGGGGTTGTTTGAAACTGGAAGCTTGTGTGAAATCACAGGGCATTCATGTCAGTTCAACCACCATCCAAAAAATCTTGCTTTGTCATAATCTGGGTTCCCGGCCCCAACGTTGGTTAAGACTGGAAAAAAAGTATCTAATGGAAGGGTTGCCGCTTAATTCTGAAGCGGTCAGGAAAATTGAACAATATAATCCTTGTTTTAAGGAGCGCTATACGGCAGTGAACCGCCCCGGCGAATTGTTGGCGCAAGACTCTTTTTATGTGGGCACCCTCTCAGATCTAGGCCAGATTTATCTGCATGCCGTGGTCGATATGTATAATTCCTTTGCCTTTGGGCTGCTTTATGCCGGCAGAGCGCCCAAATGCGCCGTGGCTGTGCTTCGTAACCAGGTGCTGCCGTTCTTCCGGGAGAAAAAAATTCCGGTAGGTGCTGTTGTCACAGACAACGGACGGGAGTTTTACGGTAAAGAAACGCATTATGAGAATTTCCTGGCGCTTAACGGCGTGAAACACCGGCGCCCGCAGGGACGGAATCCGAAAACCAATGGCTTTATTGAACGGTTTAAGCGTACGGTTCTGAAGGAGTTTTTCCTCATAGCCTTTCAAAACAAGTTCTATAACACTGTTGAAGGGTTGCAGGCGGATTTTGATGTTTGGCTGGCTGCTTACAACTATGAACGGCCGCACTTAGGCTATCGCAATTTTGGGAAGCGGCCTATTGATATGATTAATGATTAATGATTAACGACTTTAAATAAGGGCTGATGCCCCTGACCCTGCATGCCGTGTGGGCCACCATCCTGGGAGCGGTGAACAAAGGGGCTGCCTCTTATAGGTTTAAAAACCTTTTGAGACAGCCCCTTTTTATATTATAAACAATGAATATAATTTCTTGTCCCATGAACTACCGGCAACTGTCAGCGTCGCAAACGCCGCGAACAACCTTGCAGTATTTAGGAAATGCTAGAATGTCTGCAGCGATTTACCCGTTACCAGATCGATCACATTATTATTATCGGCCAGCAAGCTTTCTGTACCGATGGAAACCAGGTACTGGCCCATCATTCTGACGGTTGCATCGCTAGAAGAAGCCAGTGATTGGTAAATAGACCTGGTTTGAGAGTCGGGATTTTCGTCACCTTGGTAATGGGCGATCATAGCGGCTATAAATATGTCGGATACAGTCAGAGAAGGAGTTATTTTGGTTGCTGCATAACCTGTTGCCATTGCAGTTAACTGAGCGTCAGTGTAAGTAGGGTAAGATCCCCTTAATAGGATTGCCAAATATTGAATCAGCAAATCTTTCATATTATTGGCGGTAAAATTTTTGGCGTAGGTCTGGAAGTCAACATTGCCTGTATTGTAAGCAGTGGTTGTTACTCTCTGAGAAATCGTTCTCAGTTTCTTTCTATCGGGAGAAAACTCCACGTAACGGTAAGGAATAGGGTAGGTAACTAGTGATCCCGTTTCCACATCGATGAGGAAATCGCCGTTGGCGCCAGTAATTTGTTTCTCCGCTATATCCTGAGCGTGGAAGTGTCCCGTAAACACTATCTTCATTCCGAGACTGCTTAATTCTTTTGCCACTTGATCATAATTTTCTACAACATATTCTCCCCAAAACTGTGGTTGGGCGGAGAAGTGGGGTACGATACCATGATGCATCATGCCGATTACTGTTTTGCCTTCAGCAACGGACGCTTTAATTTGGTTTTTTATCCAATTTAATCGGTCTGTTGTGAAGCTGCCCCTGGTTGCCCCATACACACAAGAGTCCATAGCGACCAGGCGAAGGCCCTTAGCCGGTTCGACAACATAACTCAGTGAGTTGGGGTCTACGGCAATAGCCTTATTGTAACCACATTCGTTATAAATACGCTTAAATTCGCTGCCGGAGGTATTTGGTACCCTCGTTTTGGTGCTGCCGCTGTAGCTATAGGCATTAGGGCAATCGATGTCGTGGTTTCCATTAATGACATACACCGGTTTTCCCGCTTGGGCAAGTTCGCGCATGTAGTCGGCAAACTTCTGGTGACAAAGGTATTCCCCGTCTTTTGTCAAGTCGCCGCACACGATGACAAACTGGGCGTCACTTTTCTTTATGGCGTTGATGACGCTTTCAAGGGTTGTCTTGCTTTCGGCCAGCATCTTTCTATCTTGCGCGAGATAGGCTTCAAAGGCCGGGCCTGTTGTGCCAAGGCTGGGATCATAATAATGGGTATCGGAGAGAACGACAAATTTGACATTGTCTAAATACTTGCCGACAGGAAGAGCAGCGAAAGCTGTTGCTGGGTCGAATGCCATTGCCGCCGCGGTCCCCAGAGCCAGCTGCAAAAAACTTCTGCGGCTCAGAATATGTATGGAACCGGTTTTATCCTTCATATAAGTGCCTCCTTATTTGTCATTTTGTGAACCTGGCCAAGAGGGTTAGAATTTAAATGTCACGCCATAGCCAAAGCCTTTGGCGGTGAAATCCGATTGACCATTGCCATCTTTCCAGGATAAGTTTTTATACTGACTGTTAGTGTAGAAGGCGTCTAAATCGACGTTTTGGGCCAAAGCATAACTGACTCCCAATTTACAGGCGTTCATGTTGTTGCCAAAGGCGACAGTTGCATAAAGGTTGGTTTTGTCCATAACAGGGAGTATGCCAGTCAAGCCAAGTTGCCAGTAGCTTTTCCAGTCCGTGCTGGTGCTACCGCCTTCTATGAAGCCATCACCGCTTGAAGATATTTCTTGTGTTGCTTTTACTTGGGAAAAACCGGTAAAAGCGACAGCGTTTTCGTTTAATTGATAAAGAAGGTTATACTCTTTTACATCCAATTTGGTGTTAAAGGTTAATAAATTATTGAAATTGGTGTCTTTGGATTTAGGTGCGGATTGTTTGTACTGTAGGGCAATCTTGTTCCCAAGACCGGCAGTTAAATCAAAGCCTACGGTGCTTTTGCCATCAGCATCGGGAATGCTGCCTCCGGCATCATGGTAGGTTTCTGATATCTTAGGAGACTGGAATGTCACGTCGAGAGCCATTTTCCCCTGGGAAAAATCGGTTAAGGGGCCGGCGAAAGCAGTATTAGCTATCGCCATGATTCCGAAAATAACAATACATGTTTTGCGTTTCATGGACGGCAACTCCTCCTGTTCACGAATCAATTGAATTGATTGATAATTATCTATTATCTAACATAAATTATAGCAAACGTTGGAAAATGAAAATATTACAATTGTGTTAAGAGGTTGTTATTTTTTTGAATGAACAATATGATCAATTAAAATAATGAAAGGACAAATGAGAACAGCTTATCCAATGATATCCATGCTTTTATCATTGGATAAGCTGTTTTTGCAGTTTTGACGTTCCTATTATTTATTTTGCCCTGTTTTCCCGATATAGGTGATAGGTGAGAGGATCTTCATCTACAATCATCCGGCCGGCGGTTACATCGCCTATAAACAAAGTATGGGTTCCGACATCAACACTTTTTTCGGGAAGAATTGTTCCTTCCACATACGCTACCCCGTTTTTCAATATGGGACAGCCATTTTTTCCGGCTATATACTCTATATCCTTAAACTTATTTACATTGCGTCCGGACTGATAGCCAAAATGCCGGACCATATCCAACTGATTAGTACTCAGCATGGATATGGCGAATACCGCGCTGGCCATTATATATTCATGGGTTAGATTTTCTTTGTTAAGACAGACGGCCAGCCGCGTCGGCTGGTCGGTTAGCTGGAAAGCGGTGTTACAGCATTGGCCGTTCAATTGGCCGGCATTAACGGAAGTAATAATATATAGTCCATAGCTGACTTTATTAAGGGCCGATCTGGCGGTGCCCAGTCCGGCAGCGGCGATTGCCTCGGCAGTAAGGGATTGAGCGTCATCACTTAAGAGGACGAACGCGTCAGATCCAGCGCCGCATAACGGGCAGACATCAGGCGGGGTTTCGCCCACATGAACGTAATCGCACACAGTACACTTCCAACGTTTGGCAGGAATCGGCCGGGCTGTTGCGACAGTAGTTTCGCCAACAGATGAAAACTCTTCCGGACCGACTCCGCAGATGGGACATTCCGCCGGAGGTTTCTCTCCCTCATACACATATCCGCAGACATTGCAGCGCCATTTGCTCATCCAACACCCTCCTAATAAGCACATTGCATAATATAAACACAGAAAAAAATCATTTAACAACAAATTTCGTTTGATTAACATTTTCCTGCAAATTTATTTATTTGTCAATAATACAATGAAATATTCCATGATAAAAAAACAAAACCGCCATCCTTACCGGATGACGATTCCTGGTGTGGTACGCAGTTTAGCGGCTCCAGCTGGCAGGCCAGTTTTTCGGTATGTACATCTTGTTTTCTATCGTCGTCTTAGGGTGATTATTATGTGTGGGTGTGGGTTGGCTGCTATGAGTCGAATTTGTATTGGATAAAGCGGGCAACCGGGGAACTTCTGTAATTGTTCCGGTATGTTTTGCATGAATGCAATTAACGTTCAAATTTACCACCTCTAATTTTTATTAATAACTTTTCAGGAAGATATATGCAGTCGATATATGATAACCATCTTTATTCGCTAGCGGGCAGCGGACGCAAGTTTTGCCCCCAGTTCCTTGCACTTAGCCTCTCCGGCATCGTCCGGAGTACTTTGGATAATCAGCCCGTTGTCCACCAGGGCGGCGCCCTGATTTTTCATTCGTTCCGTCCAATCCCGCATCCACTGACCGTCGCCCCAATCATAAGAGCCGAATAAGGCCAATGGTTTTCCGGCCAGGTTTTCTCCCTCCAGGGAATGAATGAAAGGTTCCATTTCTTCTTCTTCCAAGGCCTCATCTCCCATGGACGGGCAACCAAGAGCCAAGGCATTTGAGTTAAGTACATCCTCGTGCGAAGCTTTGTCGACGGAAATTAAGCTTACGGCAACCCCATCCAAGCTTGCGCCTTCGGCAATTGCTTCAGCCATTTTTTGTGTATTTCCTGTCCCGCTCCAGTAAATAACCGATACTTTTTTCATAGGCTCATCCCTCCTGATAATGATAATTATTATCAATTAATGACCTATTCATATCATACCATTAATCCAATTAGCTGTCAATAAAAAGAAAAGCTCCCGCCAGGAGCTTTTTTACGTAAAGGTACAACTTTTCTATAAAAACAGTCATTATGCACTTTGCCACTTCATTAGACGAGCGGAATTGGCTATTACCAGCACTGAACCGGCGTTATGGACTAATGCTCCGAGAATTGGCCCCATAATACCAAGGGAAGCTAGAACTATTGCAACGAAATTAATCAGCATGGACAATAAAATATTGAAATTAATTGTTCGCAAAGTTTGCCGGCTTAAATTTATCAATTGCGATATTTTGCCAATGTCGTTAGACATAAGGGCGATATCGGCCGTTTGAACAGCTACATCCGTTCCGGTAGCACCCATGGCAATTCCTATATCGGCTAATGCCAGGGCCGGCGCGTCATTGATGCCATCGCCGACCATCGCTACCTGGTAACCCTGTTCTTTCAATCTATTGACTACTTTGCCTTTTTGTTCCGGCAACTGTTCAGCAACATAGCGGGTAATATTAGTTGCTGCCGCGATGGCTGCCGCGGTGCGGGGATTATCCCCGGTCAGCAGCCAAATTTCCCGGATACCGTCTTCTTGCAGTCGTTTCACCGCCTCAGCTGATTCTTCCCTAACCGGATCAGCCACTGTTATAACTCCGGCCAGGCTGCCGCCTACCGCCAATAGCAGGGCGGTTTGTCCTTTTTCTTCAGCTTGCGTGATAAAAATTTCGATCTCATGCGCCAATGGTATGGATTCTTGTTTCATCAGTTTACGATTACCGATGAGTATTAATGAACCACTATAATTTGCCTCTAGCCCATGACCCAATCGTACTTTAAATGAATCAGGGTCCGGGACAGTTAAATTTTCCTCATAGGCCTTTTTGATGATAGCTTGGGACAAAGGATGCTCAGAAAATTTTTCCGCAATAGCTGCTAATTGCAGTAATTTTTGTTCACTTAAGGCATTAAATGCTTTTATCTCAGTAACCATTGGTTTTCCTTTGGTTAAAGTGCCGGTTTTATCAAAAATTACGGCAGTAATTTTGCCGCTGACCTCCATAGCTTGCCCGCTTTTGACCAGGATACCGGTTTTCGCTGCCTGGCCGATGCCGGCCATCATGGCGGTAGGAGTGGCCAAACAGAGGGCGCAAGGGCAAAAAACAATCAGGATGGTCACCGCCCGGATAATATCAGCGGTAAAAACATAGACCAGTATGGCTGTGAGCAGGGCTGCCGGCACCATCCATGCCGCCCAGCGGTCAGCCGTACGGATTATAGGGGCTTTGCTTTTTTCAGCTTCTTCCACCAGTTTGATCACCTTAGCCAGAGTGGTGTCTTCGCCTACTTTAGTAGCCTTTATCCCTAAGGATCCTAACTGATTTAACGAACCTATATAGACTTCATCACCAGGCAGCTTATCCACGGGCATAGACTCTCCTGTAACTGCAGCCTGGTTTACCGCAGATTGGCCGGAAGCAACTATTCCGTCTACCGGAATATATTCGCCGGGCTTCACCAAAACCATATCGCCGACCTGAACTTTTTCGGCAGGAATATTAATTTCCTGACCGTCACGGCGAACCCTTGCCGTGGGGGGAACAACACTAATCAGATCTTTAATACCGGCTTTAGCCTTGGATACCGTTCTCTCTTCCAATAACTCGCCAAGCATCATAATAAAGGCTACTTCACCGGCGGCAAAATATTCCCCGACAAACACCGCGGCAATTAATGCTATGCTGATAAGTACGCCGGCTTTAATATCTCTATTGACGAACAACCCAATGACCGCACCTTTTAAAATAGGTGTGCCGCTGATAATAATGCTTATCCAGGCCAGGTCAAAACCCGCTTGCTCTTTAAACAGGCCGAACCAGCTCAATATCAAAAATAAACCGGAAATACCGGTAAGCCCATAAGTCCAAAATTCTGCCGGCAGACTTGAGAAAAAACTGCTTTTTTTCTTGGCCGGCGATTTGGGCATTACTAATTCTTCCACAATACCGCGTCCTTTCTTTAAAAAATCTCGGCATTAACCTTTTTTAATATTGCTAACATTTGCGCGCTCTCTTCTGCCGAGAGAATAGACAACACTTGTTCGGTCAGAGTGTTATGGTATTTATGATGTTCGGCAAAAGCCTTTTTGCCTTTGTCAGTCAGAGTTATCAAGTAAACCCGGCGGTCTTCCTTCACCGACTCCCGTTGGGCGTACCCTTCTTTTTCCAGGCGGTCAACGGTAACGGTGGTAGTCCCTGTGGTAACGCCTAATTTTTGCGCGAGATTTTTCATGTTTATTGGACCATATGTGCCGAGTATTTCAACGGCGTGAGCTTCGGCCACCGTTAAATTGCCGGCCCGTATTACCGAATTTTCCCAGGAAGCAAATCCATTGAAAAAAATAAACAATTCATGGGTAAATTCATCAACCACAGGCATGTATCACTCCTTATAATTTGAATTTATAAATATTCTATTATAGAATTGTTTGATTGTCAAATATATTTTATATTTTACTGCGAAATTATCTTGACACACATTTCCCAGTCGCGTGAGAAAATACATAAATTTTTCCGGAAAATACAAAATCGCCGAATCAATGTCCGGCGATTCAGAAGTTTCAGTGGTTATGACGATCTTTTAGTTAATCTTTTTTTCTTACAGTGGCTTTGCCGTCGATTACTACGGTCCCTGCTTGATTGGTTACAGTAGTTTTTAAAATCAAGCGGCTTTTCCCTTCGATTTTTTCCATGACTTCTACGGTAGCGGTAACGGTATCACCAATTTTGACCGGGGCCTTGAAAGACAGTTCCTGGCCAAGATAGATGGTATTGGCGCCGGGAAGGACAGTCCCCAGGACAGCGGAGATAAAACCTGCCGACAGCATGCCGTGAGCGATAGGTTCTTTGAATACAGTGGTTTTGGCATAGTCAGCGTCAGTATGCAAGGGGTTGAGGTCGCCGGTCAGATTTGCATAAGTGTAGACGTCATGGGCTGTTATGGTTTTAGACATGCTGGCTTTATCGCCGATTTTTATATCAGCGAACTTGATGTTTCTTACCATTTTTACCATAGTCAAGCAATCCCTTTAATCTTTTTGAATTCGGTTATAAGGGCCGGAATGACTTCCATCACGTCCCCTACAATGCCGTAATCGGCCACTTTGAAAATTGGCGCGTCGGCGTCTTTATTGATGGCAATAACAATGTCGGAGGAGGACATACCGGCCAGATGCTGGATGGCGCCGGAAATACCGCAAGCAAAGTAAATTTTAGGGCCAACGGTTTTACCGGTTTGCCCCACCTGATGCAAGGCCGGTTTCCAGCCGGCGTCGACAGCCGCGCGGGACGCGCCGACAGCTGCGCCCAGGACATTGGCCAACTCTTCAATGAGGGTGAAGTTTTCAGGCTTACACATGCCACGCCCTCCGGAAACAATAATTTCGGCTTCTTCCAGGTTGCAGGCGGCTGTACAGGATTGAATCACGCCGAGAAGTTTGGTCCGGATATCTTCCGGGCGAACTTTGCTTTGAACCCGGATGATTTCA
This window of the Methylomusa anaerophila genome carries:
- a CDS encoding MarR family winged helix-turn-helix transcriptional regulator, with the translated sequence MPVVDEFTHELFIFFNGFASWENSVIRAGNLTVAEAHAVEILGTYGPINMKNLAQKLGVTTGTTTVTVDRLEKEGYAQRESVKEDRRVYLITLTDKGKKAFAEHHKYHNTLTEQVLSILSAEESAQMLAILKKVNAEIF
- a CDS encoding MaoC family dehydratase, with the protein product MVKMVRNIKFADIKIGDKASMSKTITAHDVYTYANLTGDLNPLHTDADYAKTTVFKEPIAHGMLSAGFISAVLGTVLPGANTIYLGQELSFKAPVKIGDTVTATVEVMEKIEGKSRLILKTTVTNQAGTVVIDGKATVRKKD